ACAGGTTTCGAGATTGTTGGCATTTACTGAATTAGATCGAAACATAGACAGTGCTGCTTACATGTTCCATGATAAAGCAGAATCGGCAAGAATGCAGCTCTTCTTGCGGCCTCGCTGGACCCTTCAATCTTACTCCTCAAGCTCCTGCATAGTCAAAAGCCTTTCAGTTATCTGAATCTGATCATTCAGCAAATAGTCTCAGTTCATGCTAATTCCTTCTGACAGTACACAAGTTTCATTTGAGGTTCGAATTCCCGGTCTATGCAAATCATAGTAACTTAAGAATTTTCTGAGAAAATTGACTGAAAATCAAGCAAGAACTGTTTTGTCAGTCCCAGTACTTGATGCAGCAACATTTAAGCTGCATCTCAATCGATTGACCCTTGCAACATTCTCAATCTTCAAGGTCGGAAAATGCTTTTGAAGAATTAAAATCACTTCTAAAGAGTCTGAACAACAGTGATGTTAATCTTTTCTTATAATCTCATGGATTCTAATCTGATTGAGGGAAAGATGCTCAAGAATTAATCACCTTGAAGCAGGGAGCCAGCCACTGAGACCCATCACGGCCCTTAAGTTGACAGGGTAAGGATAGCCATTTCCATATTTACCCAATGCCCAACAAACTGCTGAGTAGAGGGCCGTTGCCGCACCCATACTGAAGCCTCCAATCCCGACTTTAACTGCCAATAAACGGTGTGATTGAATTCAAGGATACAAAAATTATGTCCCTTCATCTACTATAAAATTTCAAGAGACATTAACTACGATTCTATCTCCTCAGAAGAAAGGGCCTATGGCTTTAGTCTAGTCAAGTATGAATTGAGATAGGATAGCTTGAGGAATGTGTATGATGCTATGATTCGATCGGCTTTATTCTCACattccctcttttatttatcattAAGCATAATGTCACAACTAATGGCAGAGGCTGGCTTATGAAACTATCCTTGGACAATGGCACCTTTTATTAGCATATACAGTGACAACAATAGGTCTCGACTTGGATGAGGAAAAGAGCACTTGAGCCTGATAAATCGTAAGGCCAAACAAGGTCATATGTAtgaaaacttaattttttaagaaattattgcaACTCTGAAGCCATCATTTCTATGCTTCTTCTTACCGTCAGCTGGTTCCGCTGACAACAAGTTAGCAATGTGTGCTGCTGAAGCATCCAAATTTTCCCAATCATCCGGACCATCTTCTGAAAGATCTCCAACATCAAACCCTAAAGCAATAACAAATGAAAAAGTTAGTATGATAACAACAGAATATGCTACAGGAATGGAGTGAAGCAGAATATGCTGATAATCTTACATGCAGTGCAGGAAAATCCTCCTAGCAATGTCACAGGACGAGTAGGAGCAGTAGGGCAAATCCACTTTATCTGCTTTATggaaatttgaagcaaaaaataaaaaatgaaaaatgacaagttTGCATAAGAAGAGCTAGAATAGGATGTGTAAACTCATAAATAATAGTTGATTTTTCAAGCTTACATTTGGAAGAGGAAGTGAGTCCAAAACCTGGGACCAGCTGCCACCAAACAAAGTAATACGTGAGACATCACCTCTGCTTTGAGCTCATGACTTGTAGTACTTTATCGGCaaaccgatttttcttttttcttaatcatCCGGAATACACAGTAGTAGCAGCAACTCCGTGAAGCAGAGAATGCATATATTCCTTAACTAAAGAACCAGTTTATTAACTTATGTTATTGGGTTTTCGTTTTTAACCTGAGTGATTGAGCTTACACAGCATAATAGTAGCATGAAGAAAACATGGCCACAAAAACTTACCAGAGAAGAAATTGCAAGTGCAGTTTGAACttttgaaacaaaacaaaaaaagaaaagaaaaggaactcAAAACTTGTTATATCCTTCAGGAGTTAAAGCATCATCTTTTAAGAATGTCACATGTGATCCTTCAATTACATGAAAGTCAACTGAATTGGTGGATGGTCCCAACAAGAGTAGAGCATATACTTGGCTTATGAGTCATGTTTTTTTCCCAATTAAGCTCAACTTGAAATGAGACAAGACAAGAAACTAGAATAAATCATTCTCCTAAGATAAAAGATATACTTGAAAAATGTCCTGCTCTGGGTtctgtatgatgatgatgagtgctgATGAGATTCCCCTTCAAAAGCAAAACTAATGAAACTTAAACATCATGTATGGACCACCTCCACCCCAAAATGGAAACGTCCAATTTCTTAAGAAATTGACATTTACCCATTCTCTtgtcttttctagtttttggaGGCAACAGTCCACCATCTCATGGTCTCTCCCTTGTCATTACAGAAATCTAAGTGCAGCATACTTTTAGTGAATATAGTGGCCACAATTTTATAAGCACTTCCTATGCTGTCACTTCATGGAAGATTTGCAACATATCTCACTAACAATGCACGGTCCAAGACACCACGagaagttcagaaacaaagCTTGCAGGTTCAATATGAGATTCAACTTGATCACTTCAGACAGTGAGACTTAGATGTAATGCACAGAATGATTGTACTTTTCTCTCATGGAAACTGATGATGTCCTTACATTCTCCATGACAGTTCTCAGACAAACCAAAAAATTCATGTAGAGCAATGAGCAGACATGAATAGAATTACTGTTAGCTACTCCAGAAAACAAATAATACCTAGAGCCATTATCGCCAAGGCCATGCAGCCAAACAATTGTAGCCTGGTGTCTCCCTTTCGGCCTCACCACATAGGTCCTCCCGAATTCCAATGTCCTTCTTGAGCCTCTGCTACCTAAACATGGTTCCAAAACACTGGTCAATactcagaaaaagaaaaaaaaaccaaaggatGAATAAACAGGATACCACACTAAGAAATGCATACATGAGTTTGGTCATAGTCGATGAAATCATTACATAGTTTAAAAGAAAACCCATCGCAAATAAATTGttttcaatagaaaaaaagtggTGGAAGAGTGACAGACAAACCAGAGCTCATGGAATGAGGGGGATAGCTCATCCTTGTGGTTCAGGAGATATCGCACCCAATCGTACAGTGGAGTGCAGGACTGCTGAGTGCTATGAGCAATACTTGGGAAGATAGTGAGTATTTATAACCAAGTGGGGGTGGtgtggaaaaaggaatagaaCCTATGAATATGCATTGGCTATTGTATTTGAGTCATGAATGTGTGCACACCTGCTGCACACATTGCCAAGAAATATTGCAAGAGGCATCCATGGAAAGGAGTGGAAAAGACAGGCGAAAAAGAAGGCTATCTTTTAAgcccccacacacacacacacacacacacacacacaacacaCACTCAAGAGAGAATCAAATCTCAAACCCAGAAGaatgtcaaaaataaaaacatacaGACAAACACTCAATCAGCAATCCAGCTACCTGATTATGCAATTACAACCGTTGGGGAATCTTATGCTTGGAGGCAGTGGCCGAAATAATAAAAGCAAAGCCAACTACAAGCTACCCAAGAATAACTGCTTAAAAAGCATTATAACAAAAAAAGATGATGCTCAAGACAAATATCTTTTCTTCCCAATCATTGGTTTATGAATATCTGATGATTGAGGGTCCTTGCTGCCATTCCATTGTCTTGTCAGGACAGGAAGAATAGGTGGCATAATTATTgcaggatttttcttttttgtcatttctagACTTGCAGTGAAAAATGTCCTCTCCATGAACTGATGTGGGTACATTATAGTGTCGCTCCATATTCATATTGATGTATATTGAAATGTGGGAATCGACGAGCACTTCTACAGAACACTCGCCAGGTGTCTTTCACGAGAACTCGCTAGTCATATATACCTCCTTTGTAGACTAATCTTTCTACCAAAATTTTGAGTGACTCTTGGATACTGCACTTTAATATCGCGGCAATGCATTTATCTCGTTAATAACATGTGACTGTGACCTGTAGGAAGCAGCTATTTCTTGCTTAAAAGATCGGCGTGAGCAAAACTCTATTTAGCAAACGtgttgggataagtacactaattgtgccataagttgtgtacggtgctcactttggtgccaaaggtgccaaaagtttccatcggatcacttaagtgccaaaaaatttgaaaaacgctcgctttggtgccaactccgatccggttggccggaaatccgacgtgcactttttattaatttttaagctgATGTGGCTCACCGAGAGAACACAGttagcatcctaacaccaaaacgacgccgtttggtatctccccaattcaaaaccctaatctccggccGTCACCGTCCTCAATGGTCCTTGCGCTCGGCAGCCATGGCTTCGACCCCAACCTCGACCCCAACCctgacgatggccactcaacggcagcggctccgacctcgacccgaccccgaccccgacctcgatgatggccactcggcggccgcagctcgaccccgaccccgacccaaCGATGGCCACGATGGCCACTCGGACCCCGGACCCCGATGATGGCCACTCAACCTgaccgaccccgaccccgaccttgatgatggccactcggcggccgcagcTTTGACCCCGATCCCAACCCCGACCCCAACCTCGACGACAGCCACTCGACGGccaagtcgaaaccctaatttcaatcccccaATGAgttaaacggcgtcgtttttgtgaggccatccatgtaggacagcaaaacgacgtcgtttaaggccttgtcgattttaaaaaaaaaaaaaaaccacctaATTATTTTGGCCAGAATCTTTTGTCGGTGGCCGAAATCTTTCGCatgtggcaccaaagtgagcatttttcctccgatttggcaaagtgatccgacggaaactttttggcaccaaagtgagcgccgtacacaatttatggcaccattagtgtacttatccccaatTGTCTATCATTTCTTCTCAGTACTTCAAGAAACTACTACTTTCGTAGACAGTATAATTCAAGTTGTTATAAGACCtgttgaatgaatgaatgagtACCCATTTGTTAAGAACGCCTTAGTTTAGACTAAACTGACCTAAATGAGTTGATTACGAATGGTGATAAATAACACAGACATGATATGCACAGACCAGTGGATATAGCATTACGGAAGCCATCGAGATGATCAGCCACTGGGTCAAGAAAGAAATATAAAGTACTTACAGATGCATGACATGTTAAGTACTTTCACGCAAGATGACAATATAGGATGACATGAACTGAGCTAGGTGGCAAGACAACAAAAGAAATGGACTTGGAGTAAATTCTTCatttaagggtgcgtttgtttcgcggaatacattttgagaaaacattttcctcattttccagcGTTTGGGTCActcaggaaaatgagtcaacggaaaacgttttcctagtcaatggaaaatgttttcctagaaaagcttaaattcaggaaaatgatttcccctttAAAAGgattggaaaatgttttccgaatcaccaaagcttagatttgatgcttgatttacaaataattattcttataaaatatatctttaaaaaatgaatataatttttaaaaaaaaaaaattaaaatttggaaaacatttttaaaataaaaacaaaaaattcgaatttgcttctttttctttttcttttcttcctttttttttttttttttttgcttcttcttcacccGTCACCGGCCACAAGGACGGCTAGTGAGCTCTAGTCTCACTAGATCGAGTAATCCCATGGCCTTCGAcaacaaggcttgagcttgcctaAGGCCAATGAACCTCAAGCCTTGCTAAATCAGGTGAGCTTGTGGCCTCCAATGATGAGCCTCAAGCCTCACCAACTTGGGTGAGCTTGCAGCCTTTAACGGCTAGACCGCCTCTAGCGACAGTTGGAGCTCACCCCTTGTAAGTTAGGCAAGAACAAACTATCAAGGGAAGTAGAAAGGATGGCGTGAGGAAGCTAAGGAGtgaaggacaagaagaaggaaaaagagaaaaagaaaaaaaggaaataaaaaatagaaaataaaagtaaataaaaaacaacaatattaaaaatttgaagtttttttaaattaaaaattcatttttttcagtgatgaagtgtgaaattattttttaatgagatCCAAATGACAGAAAACACTTTCAATTATACAccaccaaacaaaagaaaacaaaccgtattcttggaaaatgcttttctaaaaacattttcctttatcattgagttttccgtgaaacaaatgcaccctaagaTTCTTCTATATCTTACAATACTTATACATGGGATAGACCAAACACATGTATTTCTCaactataacaaatttaaaaaggcATCGTTTGTCCAATCTTTCGGGCAAGAAATTCATCACTCTAGTGATGAAACGATGTGAGATGCATGACAAGCTTGTTGAAATGGTAATCTTTGCCATGCATAAGTGATGAAGGAATCCAAGAGGGCCACTAAATTATAAGGTTTTAAGTGTGCGTATCTATTCTTGCGATGTCTACTCATATATGTCGAATATGCTTGCCAAGAAGTAACCTTGATTTTAATGCGCATGAGACCCAACAATAAGAATATCAACCGCTTCCCACTTACTTTTTTGGGGTAAAATATTGCTATTGCTTGGTTTTCATTCTTCCCTTTTGAAATCCTTCATTTGGTCAGTTTTATTTCTTGGGTCTCATTGAATGAATTGCATATAGAATATCCAAAATTTTATACTTTCTAATATGTGCCAAATCTTGTGAATCTACCTCGAAATTCAGCgtgtaaaaaaagaaactaataaACCCAAAGTTTAGGGTAATCGATATTCTCTATCAAGAGTTTCGCAATGTTTAAATATACCAGCTTGATTGTCTTATATACATTTTTCCCCTCGATCCAAAAACTCATAAACTTTTTGGTTTCGGCATGATTATTAGTCTTAATTCATTTTCTTCGCACCCATTTCAATTTAAACTTTGTATCTTTATTATCTTGTAAATAATCTTACCTAAAAAAGTTCACATCTGGTAATATAGTTCTCTTTTCATACACTAGTTTCTTTGCACGCACGGATACTCTCTACACGTGCCTCATCGAGATTGATTTATATAATTCTTAGCCGAGGATTCAATATGAACTTCAGTAGTGAGGATATATGCtcataaagaaataaaaagagagatttgTTATGTAAACGCTCGGAGACATCAAACTTTTATTATTAATGAGATATAGTggcttctttacttttttttttaatatgaaaattgaaattataacgGTATTTTGATCATGTGAAAAGTGGGTCTCGAAATTGAAGGTTAGCTCAAGTATATATATGTGTTTAACTTCATGTTATGACAATAATTTCATCCTATATGTGAAGTTTCACCCTGCTATAACTGCAAGATCTTTGGAATGTCAATTTTTTGCGCATGCCTCTTAGTCTATGAGCGGGTGTAGCTCATCTAGTAATTgagatcttcttcctcagatCGAGAACATTTTCAACGTCTGTTGGCAAGATCAAGAGCTAATCAAGGACCATTAACTTATTCGTTTCCCCTTGCGATCGTGCCCCAAAGTTTCCCGAAGATAGATGAGCTTTAATCAGCAGCCACCTTCCACGCACTTATGCGGGGCCCTATCgcatcatttttttatttgtctagATATGATATCCTGTGTTTGGTGTTCGGCACTGTCCGCTGGTATTGTCAAACCAGGGCGACACGATAAAGTGGCTCCACCAAATGAAAGCGCGGCTTCATGAGGTGAATTTTCGAGGTCGTCGCGGCCCCTCTCGGCCAGTTGAAATGCTGGAGACGTGAATGTCAATGGGTGCATATCAGCATCCACCACTACGCCCTGTTTCCTAGCGACGAGGTTCCTCGATTGGTGGTCCTGGTGGGCGACTCATCTTCCCTCAGAAAAAGGGCCGGTTCGTTTCCActtaaaaagaaggaagaactGCTTCCGACCTTTACCTTTCAATACTTATAATGTCATCCTAGttcttttcaaagaaaattataataactACATGCGAATCTATGCATCGACATTTAcatattgtgaaaatttcaagTGCTTTGGAGTGCAAAATGTCAAAGCGTGTGCGTAACGTTACGTCTATTTGAGGGAACTAGTGGGAGCGAAGCCACCAGTAACCTCTCTAATTCCACCATTGCGTGTGCCACgcaagatttagattaagtaaaaagtaaaaagccaGAGTcaattcaaatatgcattttgGGAACAGAAAGAGTTCATCTAAGATGTTTGTTGGAGCATTACTTATGAATTTAACTAAATCTGGGCACTCCTCCTTGTTATTGTCGTGAAATGATTGTATGTTGTGCAAGATCGGACTTAAtccaaaaagatgaaaactaaGAACTATACTTGCATATCTTGTAGACCTTATAAATTTTAACGAAAGCCGGTTgccttaaattcttttttttttctcttcctcgtttcttaattttttgttggGGGTGCACATGTATATACATCAATTCACTCGGTGTCTATACTtcatttcttttggtttttctgtTTCCATCCTTTCCCTGCAAACCAGTGCCCATAGGGGGAATTAACCTCACCGCTGCTACTACCTTATCTAATCAGAACCAGCATCTCCGTATTGCCAGAGGGCAGAACTTTAAAGCAATAGAGCAGTATTCAAATTCCAACATTTAGGGAACATAACCTATGCTAAGTATAATAGTTAAAACAGTAGTGTTTGGCCAATCATGGACAACTTTATGTCCATTAAATGAAGTGATTGGACGGAAATCGTAATGGCGGGGGCATCAACTTCCTTCTTGGGTCAATCCTCACCCTATTTCATGGGAGAAAATCAAGAGCTACTTTCTGCTTGTCAACTCTCCTTGCTTACCCCACATCTTAGCACAGAATCATCATTTTTAGGACTAGAAAACCGGATTGATGCTTAACTTTGTGGGCAACAGAAGGACATTGAACAGATGCTGGCGGCACTTGAAGATTATAATAATGGCTCCATTTTGTTATGTTTCATCAACTGTATATGTACGATGTAAGTTGGCGTACTTtcatgggaaaagaaaagacaccGAAAATATGGAGCTTTCAAGCTTCAACTGATTTGATGTATATCCCTTAGATCCATTGCCAAAGTGAAGTAACCTATACATACGTAAGAAATGTCACCAAATAGTCCAGATAAGAGTCTTTTCTCTTGAGGGAGGATCATCAAATGGTTGTTGAATACATGCATgtgaaaatcaaagtccaccaACCATTTGTTTGCATAGGCTTGTTTCTGATCATGCGAAATCATAAGTGAATTAGTAGAACTATAATCTCGATCGTATTTCTTGGTATCACTGGAGAAAGTGTACCTCGTGACCGGGCGTCAAAAGTTTTCGTGTTTTCACTCAAAGATATAAGCCAcgaatcaatttaaataatgaTTGATCCTATTAGCTTCATTTATCTAATACAAGATTCTTTCCCACTTCATACGTGTGTTCAAACGGCTCAGTTCTTTTTACCCTACTGGAATCAACATATGCCAATTTGAAGATAGGTCATGATCCCTAAAAGCCACATAGGGCGAGGAGTCtcaaatttccttttcctttaaaaaaaaaatgtgactaAAGTTTGAGAATACTGCTGTCTAGCCATCAAGCCCTCCATCACATATTGATGAGACATCAAGGGTTGTAATTACTCTTCCAAGCATAAAGTAAAAGCATGGTACCATCTTGaaatataagttttttttttttatatttattttatgcaTTGACTGGACATAACCGAACTTCAAGAACAAATCGACTGCCCCAAGTTTTAATTAATCCGATCGCGCTTTCTTGGCGAAAGAATaggattagtttttttttttttaaacaaaaaagaataggaTTAGTTGGTGAGTGTAATTTAAAGAAGTGTTAACAAAGTCAAGATTCTGCTACTGCTGCTTGGAATGGGCACGGATgtgaaggaaaaagggaaaattcaatTCACCTGCTCGTTGATGGTATTTGTGGATCCACTCAGACGAATCACGGTATGTTTTTCTCCACCCCTGGTCCAGGGACAACTTATTTCGATCATGCGATGGTAGGCAGGCTTTCCTTAGTAAACAATAGGATTAACTGGTGAGTGTAGTTTAAAGGAGTTCTAACAAAGTCAAGAATCTGCTAATGCTCCTTAGAAAGAGCATGGATTCGAAAGGGAAAAGGCAGGATTCAGCTAACCTGCTCGTTgaaggtacttttttttttatccatggGAATGAAGAGCAGTACTTTTTTTCTCCATTCCTGATCAAGGGAAAATTTCTTCCAACACGTCTCTATATTGTAAGATTACGAATAAGAGGGAACTGGATGAAACGTTTAGTTTCAGGTTTAGGGTTTAGTTTCCATGTTTTTGAAAAGCGACATAGTAAATGTTGAccttatacatacatacatacatatatataaaaagcatttcttttttctcatatGGCGTCATATTTGCAGACGTCCCACCGCGCCATGTTAGGAAAAATTGAATGGGCAATCACCGAAAGAACAATGCTACCGGATCACAAAACGTTTGACTTAATTGTACTTATTTTAAGGTTTAGGGCTTGACTAAATTTTGggcaaaatatttataatttcaatcttatttttccatagaGCAAATCGTTCGATATTTTCACAtgactcttcttcttttttttttatcagatttTCCCATAACTCTAAATGCACAAATATTCACGGCTAACTCCATGACACCGTAGCCCCATGAACTAATCCTTGTACGTGCATTAAAAATTGGCTATAGCCAGTTTCTTACGTGGGCCTTTCTAAAATATACTTCATTGTTCGAAAGGGTACTAGCATACAAAATTGTTTAAATGTTGCTTTGGTGTACACGAAATTGCTAATCACTTATGAATGCTACTAATAATAATTACTAGCCATGCATTTGTATGTCGATGGTTACTAAGTATGTTAACAGTTACTGTGAGTTTAAAAGAGTGACAAATCATATATGGATAGTATTAGTAGATAATAAGACTTCAAATACATAAAATTTTGTTACTTTTCTATACTCAAAAGTAGgtgaaattaccaaaaaagtcctacaTCTATCGCACTcgtgccaattcaattataaattttttaatttggcaaattgtatcctaaatctttcaaattggctaatttagtcataaatcttttaactatttgccaatttagttttagacattttaattgtgtcaatctacttctaaatattttgatgatttgtcaatttattcaTTCTGACCAAATTTGATAGGAAATTGTCGGCTCGAAGTTGGAAAagatatgaaaataaaaaaataattccaaaaaaataaaataaaaaaatgcaacaattgtctatgtcaaAGCTAGCCATACCACATTAGATGGCTGGTACTTACTAGATCGCCATATGAGCAATTTTCAACCACAATTGACCGGAATGggtaaattaacaaatcattaaaaagtttaaaactatattgacaaatcattaaaaatatttataactaaagtGGCACAATTGAagtgtttagaactaaattaaaaaattgtcaaaaggtctAGAATTAAAAtagccaaattaaaatgtttaaaattgaattgatatgaatgcaataggtttagaattttcttagtAATTTCCCCTCAAAAGTAGAAAGAATAATAAGAGTTACTAGCCCCGTAAAATATTTTACTTTCCTATAGTTAAAGTAAGTAGATTGAAAATTAATACCATGTATAGGAAAAGAATAATCACACATGAATATTAGGAGCAAATGGAAAGTAACTAACCACCAAACATAATTTGCTATTTTGTTATGACATTCACTAGAAAGAATGAAAGTTAAGTTGATTTAACATACGTTACTTGTCACAGATCAATAATCCTCATATGGCTTGAATCATATttacgatgatgatgatgcaaatTAGCTAAAACCGCTCTTCGTTGCAAAGTTCTGATACATTGATAGATTGATTGGTGATGGCACGAGCACGAGAAACCACTTCCAGCTGCATTATAGTTGATACCCCATGCATAATCTTTGTTGCAGAGAGATGTTGGGTGGGTCGGTGCTCAAGTGCGCAGAACATCCAACCTTCAGCTGGACTGCATCAAGCATCCTGGCGGGAGCCTTATGGAATCGACTTCTCAAGGGCAACAGAGGGTCCCCAGCAGCAAGTTCTAACGGTGTGGTGAGCATATTTCCCTGTATCAACTAGCGTAAGTTGCGGTTATGCTGTTTATTACTGAACCTGGAGGTGCATGGGATTGATGTGAAGATGCAAGATGGTTTTGGAGGTATGCCCTAGGATCTTGGGTAGAAGCTACTTTAGCTGGGGCAAACAAGAGAACAGAAGTAGCAACGAGGAGAGCAATGGATGTTGCGCTGAACAACTGAGTCGCTGTAAATCGCTTTCGTTCTTTACTCCGATGGCCCCGATTAAAATAGCGTAGGTTACGGTCGTAAGCACCACGAGTTGCTTATTCCACAGCAAGACAGCTGTGCTTATGCGATACTCCACGGATGGAAGTGCAGTGCTAACCATTACCGGCAGGTGGCAACAACTTGCTGTTTCAAAATTGAGCTGAGGCAGTGCTCAAGTGAGATAAAAAGCCATTTCTTATTGATCATTTGCTTACAACCACTAACTCTCAAGCCCTGTCGCTGATAATGTCCATAATAGCTGTCCGCATGTTATATTTATGTTTGGAATATTACCCTAACAACCCTTTTGCAGCTATTATTAGTAGGTATAAGAGGAATGAGATGCTTCGCAACTGTACTGAATGACCCTGACACGCATGATGACTTCAAACCTATGAATAAGTTTCAGGACTCTGTCATTTCTCCAAAGGATGTTGATGAACCGGTACGTGCTACATGACCTGAGATGAGATGGTTAACTAGTTCTTCATTATGGCCTGTGATCCAAATGACTTGGTTATCTATTCCCTCAGTTTGTTTAAGTTGATTAGTTTATGATTTATGATGTCATGGAAAATCCTGTGGTGATATACACTTCCAACGGTGTAGGCATAACTCTCTAGCTGTAAGGGTATTAAAACATTACGGTAAGTTCTCTTGCCTTGTGTGGCATTTTCAGCATGTCTTTGGTGGACTGACCTACtgatgctttcaattaaaagatcATGGAGAAGTAGCATCGAGAAGACCATGAATATACAGTTCCAGGGATAATTAGTACAAGGAATGTAGGAgcacttagggtgcgtttggttggacttttggggaaaacttttgagaaaatataaagaaCTTTAAGTTAAAGGGGTTTCtcaaaatgtaaattgtgtTTGTTCAATTGTAATATGAAAGTccattataaaatattttaagcaaaatagtgttttgaaatattatatttacaaaggacttttgtgattaaaaa
The window above is part of the Eucalyptus grandis isolate ANBG69807.140 chromosome 6, ASM1654582v1, whole genome shotgun sequence genome. Proteins encoded here:
- the LOC104449470 gene encoding acyl-protein thioesterase 1 homolog 1; amino-acid sequence: MSYPPHSMSSGSRGSRRTLEFGRTYVVRPKGRHQATIVWLHGLGDNGSSWSQVLDSLPLPNIKWICPTAPTRPVTLLGGFSCTAWFDVGDLSEDGPDDWENLDASAAHIANLLSAEPADVKVGIGGFSMGAATALYSAVCWALGKYGNGYPYPVNLRAVMGLSGWLPASRSLRSKIEGSSEAARRAAFLPILLYHGTCDDLVPYNYGERSARYLSSAGFRYLTFKSFDGIGHYTVPREMSDLSNWIAARLGLEGSRS